The following are encoded in a window of Anopheles stephensi strain Indian chromosome X, UCI_ANSTEP_V1.0, whole genome shotgun sequence genomic DNA:
- the LOC118517447 gene encoding muscle-specific protein 20-like has protein sequence MPGRPLWQVAGKRDRDQEREAQHWIETVIGEKFPAGYVYEDCLRDGILLCRLMNRLSPGIVPKINTTGGDYKMMDNINQFQKACIKYGVADVDLFQTTDLWDRKNVALVTTTIFAVGRACYKHPEFRGPYLGPRPAEENRREFTEEQLRAGEGLIGLQAGSNKGATQAGLNFGATRKILLGK, from the exons GTTGCCGGCAAGCGTGATCGCGATCAGGAGCGTGAAGCGCAGCACTGGATCGAGACGGTGATTGGCGAAAAGTTTCCCGCCGGTTACGTCTACGAAGACTGTCTGCGGGACGGTATTCTGCTCTGCCGGCTCATGAATCGCCTGTCGCCCGGCATTGTGCCAAAGATCAACACCACCGGCGGCGATTACAAGATGATGGACAATATTAATCA GTTCCAGAAGGCGTGCATCAAGTACGGTGTGGCCGATGTCGACCTCTTCCAGACGACCGATCTGTGGGATCGCAAAAACGTAGCCCTCGTCACGACGACCATCTTTGCCGTTGGCCGAGCG TGCTACAAACATCCGGAATTCCGTGGACCGTACCTTGGACCGCGACCGGCCGAGGAAAACCGGCGCGAGTTTACCGAGGAGCAGCTGCGTGCGGGCGAGGGCCTGATCGGGCTGCAGGCCGGATCGAACAAGGGCGCTACCCAGGCGGGCCTTAACTTTGGCGCCACCAGGAAGATTCTGCTCGGCAAGTAG